One Desulfomicrobium macestii genomic region harbors:
- the trxA gene encoding thioredoxin, giving the protein MAAQVNDAGFEAEVLKGDLPVLVDFWAPWCGPCRAIAPVIEELTQEFEGKVKIVKMNVDENPGTPSKYGIRAIPTLILFKNGEVVEQVTGAVSKASLKQMLSDKAL; this is encoded by the coding sequence ATGGCTGCACAAGTGAACGATGCCGGATTTGAAGCGGAAGTTTTGAAAGGTGATCTTCCTGTATTGGTGGATTTTTGGGCACCGTGGTGCGGACCGTGCAGGGCCATTGCTCCCGTGATTGAAGAACTGACCCAGGAATTCGAGGGCAAGGTCAAGATCGTCAAGATGAATGTCGACGAAAATCCCGGTACACCGAGCAAGTACGGAATCCGCGCCATCCCGACCTTGATCCTTTTCAAGAACGGAGAAGTCGTGGAGCAGGTCACAGGCGCTGTGTCCAAGGCCAGCCTGAAGCAGATGCTCAGTGACAAGGCTCTCTAA